In Salinisphaera sp. LB1, one genomic interval encodes:
- a CDS encoding universal stress protein, with protein MRYASLLAHVQDTPSQAVFTDTAAALAARWQAHVTGLHTHVPTYNSYVATGDYPVAPSPTVVAEDDAAARDRDADLARTFAERVEARHVADHDWRYRTADLAGRQTADLIAEEARTHDLVVLGRPAPSDRDHTSADTAALVAQASARPVLVLPASDAPFANLGRQVVLAWNASREAQRAISGALPLLQDAESVTLLVVDDNHAWVSPHGEEPGADIALYLARHGVSVDVSRISCRGRSVAEALCAHVDERGADLLCMGAYGHSRLREFFLGGTTYEMLRRLPVPTLIGA; from the coding sequence ATGCGCTACGCCAGCCTTCTCGCCCATGTCCAGGACACGCCCAGCCAGGCCGTGTTTACCGACACTGCCGCGGCTCTGGCGGCGCGCTGGCAAGCCCATGTCACCGGGCTGCATACCCATGTCCCGACCTACAACAGCTATGTCGCCACCGGCGACTATCCGGTGGCGCCTTCGCCGACCGTGGTCGCCGAGGACGACGCGGCCGCGCGCGATCGCGATGCAGACCTGGCTCGCACCTTCGCCGAACGCGTCGAGGCACGGCATGTGGCCGACCACGACTGGCGCTATCGCACGGCAGACCTGGCCGGGCGCCAGACCGCGGACCTGATCGCCGAGGAAGCACGGACACACGATCTGGTCGTGCTCGGCCGCCCGGCGCCGTCCGATCGCGACCATACCAGCGCCGACACCGCCGCACTCGTCGCCCAGGCTTCGGCCCGGCCGGTGCTGGTCCTGCCGGCCAGCGATGCACCCTTTGCCAACCTCGGCCGGCAGGTCGTACTCGCCTGGAATGCGTCGCGCGAGGCACAGCGCGCCATCAGCGGTGCCCTGCCACTGCTGCAGGATGCCGAATCGGTGACTCTGCTCGTGGTCGACGACAACCATGCCTGGGTGTCACCGCACGGCGAGGAGCCCGGTGCCGATATCGCGCTTTATCTGGCTCGCCACGGCGTATCCGTCGACGTCTCGCGGATCAGCTGCCGCGGTCGCTCGGTTGCCGAGGCCTTGTGTGCGCACGTGGATGAACGCGGCGCCGACCTGCTGTGCATGGGAGCCTACGGCCACTCGCGGCTGCGTGAGTTCTTCCTGGGCGGCACCACCTACGAGATGCTGCGACGCCTGCCCGTACCCACGCTGATCGGTGCCTGA